The genomic window TTGTGTATTCTCCTGCAGGAGAAtgagacccagttgtcaaagggaaggcacGTAAGCACTGCCACCGTCTGACAAGTGGACTGACTCAGTCAGGTTACAGCCATCTGTTTATACATAGTAAGCCCCATATATTACTCTTGCAAGATGTTGTTTCAACTGGTATGTccaccaagtctgttggtgcaaaacttaATTACTTAGTTAAGAGTGTTCACTAGATCAAAgttttaattacagatggatgtactgtcctgtccttaacagttattccctttgcaGGGTCCGGACTTAATTACAGACAGagttcattcctgtccttatcTGCAAGTCCTTCTTCCTTTACTCAAATGAGGGTACAATGTATGATGTTAccagctctcagtgtgtctctctgcaagctgCAGTGAACTGGTAATGAGCCTGTCTTAGCTACCTGCTGGAGACTGAGTTTACTTCAGTACaaaaattcctattcagtcccaattgtttttttagccagaggttacataggttcaaaattatttttttttcatataccCTCAATTCGTctggagggttcaggggaaatatttatgtccaatatagaaactggtgttacctgtgtgtattgtggtgatgcaaaagttgctgaagAGTTTTTACAAAtgagaagaagtggagtgatacttggaaatctgactttttaaaacaTAATTTGGCAAGCAAACCGCAcgtggacaatgtgcaaaagctctggtgagaaaatccttcagtaCCCTTTACAAGCGTGCTGCAtggtttgtgtgagagtgcagatgaactctaTCAAACCTAGAGGTGATCAATGTTCTTATTGACAATGATTTGCTAGCCGTTCAAATGAAAACCACTCTGCAGAAAATTTACTGTGCACATGTCACTGGGTAAAATAcatgcacagtacaagatttatgtatacactggtcattacaaattagaggggagattggggggaaggtggggagatcTCGTGGCCTTGATGCCCTCatctacaagatgtgcatccggCTGCAGTTTGTAACCCTGCACTGTAAGGAGTTGGAAtttgaaatggatgaattccggaTCATCCAGGAGTTGGAGGGGCTGATAGAtttgacatgaagagaggtgaattatacccaaggtgcaggacaccgGAAACAggttgagagtcaggaaggggaatgaggttaaatagcgaTCACAGAGTACTGTTGTTGCTGTCTCGCACAACAGATGGACTACTATAGAAATTGTTGGGGGGgtggaattacctggcagagtaAAGTCAAATGGGTGATAGGGgttttgttagttaggggaacagaacaagaggtAGGGCTTGCTAATACTAGTATGGGGGGGAGGaggtgatgtggttaaaataagttgtaggggaGATGGGAGCCATAATGACAGaatagatagtggagagggtgaattgaattaaattgactttattacatgaggagtagaaacctttatgttacgtctctatctaaatgtgcaatctgtaatttataataaatagtttgtATATAGGACAGACAATAAAACaaggaaatgcaattgtatcagcatgaatgaaTCAGTCTGATTGGCCTAGCAGAAGATGTTGTCCCAGAAATGATTGGTCCTTTTGATGTGGGACCATTTCCTGAATGGCAGcagcaggagcagtgtgtggttctgGTGAATTGGGTCCCCAATATCGTCTGGGTCCTTTCTACACAAGTATctctgtaaatgccctgaataatgggaagttcacatctgcagatgcgcTGGGTTGTCGGCACCAGTCTCTGCAGGATCCTGTgtttaagggaagtacagttaccaccccaggcagtgatgcagccagtcaggattctcTCAATTGTCTCCgtgtagaaaattcttaggatttcaaacctcagatagagtcagcaatcaaatggttgagcatggtgcgatgaataTGCTGAgatgtgtatatcacaatgcaagaagcattgtaGGAAATCCAGATGAACTCAGGacggaattatgatattgtagccattactgggacttggttgcacccaacagtctgagggatttagaggaacaaatttataTGGAGATcgcagaccatgccaagaaacaaaagGTTGATTCAGtaaatgattttaactttccaaatatTGTCTGTGACTCTcaaactgtaaaaggactagatggggtagagtttgtgaaatgtgcccttaatcagtacgtagaattCCCGACATAGAGGTGttcaataagctgttaggaaatgagctAGGGCTGGTGACAGGaatcagtgatcataatgccatgacattcaaagtaaatatggaaaaagagaggtctggtccatgggttgagattctaaattagagaaagttcaatgttgatggtatcagaaaggacctgctaagtgtggtttgggacaagCTGtattctggcaaaggagtacttgatAAGCAGGAAGCCTTcataagtgaaattttgagggtgtctAGTTTGTATGTGCCagccaaaataaaagttgaaaggtaactggtgtagggaaccttggtgttcaagagatattgaggccccatATATTTTGTTCCtgtaaatgcctcagactgttgggtgctaccaagactcattaatgactacaatatcaccATTCCACACCCTGAGCTCAGCTGACTTTTTTAATCATCTTCTgctggtttctaaaagcttcacaATAATTTTTGCTCTTCTGTTTGCACTCCCTTTGGCTTTTACGTTGGCTTTGGTTTCTCATTTCTGCcacggttgtgtcctcctgcctttccaatacttccacttctttgggatgtatcgatcactctgctcccgaattgctcccagaaactccagccattgctgctccgtcaTAATTCCTACCTTTGCCCTTCCAATCAAGTTTGACCAGCTTCTttgtcatagaaacatggagagGTTCAGTTTGTAACAGGCTACATTTAAGCTGTCTAAAGCAACTACCAGCACCAGGACATCACCCTCCATACCCAgactcccatccaaacttcctttaaatggtgaaaccgagctcgttcccacactctcacgaccatttcagtaaagagccttACCAAATGCTCCCGTtgaattttcaccttccccacttaaaCGTGATCtcaggttgtagtcccacccaacctcagtggaaaaagctgttgTCATTTACCGtctctataccctcataattttgtatacttccaacaaatgctcaaagcaatgtataatctccttgtttatgtttggagCCTGTTTTTggtctataagatgatgaggggcattgatggtgtggatagccagaggtttattCCCAAGGGTGAAAtggataacacgagggggcatagttttaaggtgcttggaaatagataccgaggggatgtcagggtaagtttttttccacagaaagtggtgggtgcgtggaatgcactgctggctatttgtgtgagagtgtttcagttactgtggggccaggaacccaAACGGCTCAGTGGAAACACGGAGTAATACCAATGGAGATAGTcagactgagccaggtcacagattggtgatggcagaaatgccccattcttatagagacaggaagagcatcagagagtttggtCATTCCAgttaccagcactgtgcccagttagttCTCTCTACAACTTGGGTTtaacttcactgtaacagtgttatGCTAGATtacaccttgacaactcaagggatctcatctgaaatgttgtctgacgtattttgtaaatctttttacaggttaaaaatgaaaaGGAATTTATCTGTGGGAATTTCGAACAggacacgccagttttgctgtctctgtccagatatttaagaagtggagcaaggaattcactcgatcatccttcctgctcagactgtggggagggattcactcgatcatccttcctgctcagactgtggggagggattcactcggccaTCTGACTGACTGGCACGCctgtcattttacacagggggaatcccattcatctgctcaggcAGTGTGAATGGATACAAATAGTCATATCAACTGAAGGTgcctcagcaagttcacactgcacaaggccattcacctgttctgtgggtgagaagggattcagttgtTCATCCCACTTGTGGACACACCggttagttcacactgggcagaggctggtcatttgCTGAacttgtggggaaggattcactcggtcatctgacctaatggctcagcAGAGAGTTCAAACCAGGGagcagccattcacctgctcggattgtgggaagggattcacttgctcatctaaactgacagtacatcagagagttcacactggggagaggccgttcacctgctcagactgtgggaagggattcacttgctcatcccaactgaaggtacatcagagagttcacactggagagaggccgttcacctgctcagtctgtgggaagggattcactcagttatctcatTTGGacgtacatcagcgagttcacactggggagaggccgttcatctgctcagactgtgggaagggattcactcagttatctcatttggaggtacatcagcaagttcacactggggtgaggccattcacctgctcggactgtgggaagggattcactcagttatctcatttgaaagtacatcagcgagttcacactggagagcggccattcacctgctcggactgtgggaagggattcacacgaTTATCTCATTTggaggtacatcagcgagttcacactggggagaggccattcacctgctcggattgtgggaagggattcactcagttatctcatttgaaagtacatcagcgagttcacactggggagaggccgttcacttgctcggactgtgggaagagattcagtcAGTTATCCCACATACAAGCACACCGgtcaattcacactggggagtggccattcacctgcttagaatgtgggaaaggattcagtcagtcatcccaactactgagacaccggtcagttcacactggggagatgccgttcacctgctcatattgtgggatgggattcactttgtcatctgaactgaaggtacaccagcgagttcacactggggagaggccgttcacctgctcagagtgtgggatgGGATTCCCTCGGTCagcccaactgaaggtacatcagcatgttcacactggggagaggccgttcacctgctcagactgtgggaagggattccctcGGTCAGCCCAACTGatggtacatcagagagttcacactggggagaggccgttcacctgctcagactgtgggaagagatttactcgGTTATCCCACATGCAAGCACaccggtcagttcacactgggcactggcgattcacctgctcagaatgtgggaaaggattcactcagtcatcggaCCTCCTGGCAcacaagtcagttcacactggggagagtccattcacctgctcggactgtggcaagggattcacttgttcatcccaactgaaggtacatcagagagttcacactggggagaggccgttcacctgctcagtctgtgggaagggattcacttgctcatcccacCTACacaaacatcagcgagttcacactgggcactggcgattcacctgctcagaatgtgggaagggattcaattgGTCATCCAGCCTACaagcacaccagcgagttcacactggagagaggccgttcacctgctcagtctgtgggaagggattcacttgctcatcccacCTAaagaaacaccagcgagttcacactggagagaggccgttcacctgctcagtgtgtgggaagggattcacttgctcatcccacCTAaagaaacaccagcgagttcacactggctagaggccgttcatctgctgtaaatgtgggaagagattcactcagtcatctaaccttATGTAACTCCCGCTTAAGCTGACAGCATATTATTGGAGGTGATCCGGGCCAGACTTCATTTgagtggatgctgcgtgatgtgccCCCTGTTACGGATCAGTACCCCAAAATGAAAAACGGTACAGAATGTGTGAtcaaacgattgagctttataattcttactttgactatagggttagtgaaGAAAACAAAAAATAGAAAAATAGCTCACTCTCTCTAGTCGcatcttctcatctctccctggataaagaccatgaaaatctctcttccagactcacaagaaagaacaacatttctgtcattggatagcCCCCATTCCAAAACCCTGTTCTTTTCATCGGGACAAGAAGTGCAGCATCAGAGCTAAACCCTGAAGGAAGACAgtttttataaaaaaaactttCTTCAGTACAAGAAGGGTGAGACTGCAGAGGCCCGTGTGACgtagacaggacagtgtggagagttTAAAAAAGAAGACCACCCTATACAGCAGGCAGCAGAGTGCAGGTCTTTGGCTCAAAGGGTTTAGGCGGTAATGGGAAGAGGCGAGTGCAAGGCATCAATTCTCTTTTTTCCCCTTGATGAAACGGCCTGGACAGACGAAGGAACAGCAGGGCTCACACAGCTAACAGTATGAGCTAACGGTTTAAAAAGTTCATGTGTTTGGCGAGGTAAGTGGTTGGGTAGGCTTATTTTTCATTATTTCATTCTTGTAGAATTAAGTAGCATGTCTACAAGATTTGTGCTTTGTTcggggtgtcagatgtgggaatcctgggagacctgcagcctccctgatggccacatctgcaccaggtgcaccgagatgcagctcctcagagaccgtgttagggaactggagctgcagcttgatgacctactgcttattagggaaagtgaagaggtgatagtcAGGAGCTACAGATAGGTAGTGATCCCTAGGTTACAGGGGTCAGAAAAttgtgtgactgtcaggagagggaagggaaaatagtggagagcacccctgtgactGTCCCCCTCAGGAACAAATATATTGTTTTAGACGCTGTTGACGGGGATGATCTGACAGGGAAAGGCCACGGTGACCGGGAGTCTGGCACTGTTGTGCAGGacagaaggagggagaagagtattgtggtagtcataggggattccgtAGTGAGGGGaacggacaggagattctgtaacCATGATAGAGATACCCGCTTGGTgggttgcctcccaggtaccagggtacgggatgtctcggataGGGTCCAAAATATCCTGAAGGGAAACGTTGAGCAGCCatctgtcttggtacatgttggtaccaatcacatagataggaaaagggaggaggtcctgaagagagatttctgggaattaggaaggaagctgagaagtaggacttccagggtagtaatctcaggattgctacctgggccacgtgctagcgagggcaagaatagtaggatcaggcagatgaatgtgtggcagagagactggtgcagggggcagggtttcagattcttggatcattgggatctcctctgggggaagtatgaccttttgaaaaaggacgggttacacctgaacccgaaggggaccaatatcttggcaGGAGAGTTTAATAGAACTGTTAtagggggtttaaactaatttggcagggggttgggaacgggaatgatagagcagaggagaggcaaaacagaaatagatctaagatAGTGAgtagtaaggatgtcaggaaggacaggcatggAATGGGGCAAATTTttcagccattgggatgagttgcagtgcaataaagttgcagtgaagtaaaagcaaaaagtaccaaataatGGACTTAAGGTGTTTTTTAAATGCGCACagtattcggaataaggtggatgatcttgtcgtacagctacagattggcaggtatgatattgtggccatcactgagatgtggctaaagggtgcatgtctctgggagctgaacgtccaaggatgcGTGGTGTATttgaaggataggcaggtaggcagagggggtggcgtggctttattgATAAGAAacgatattaaatcattagagtTGACATAGGCTCGGAAGGTGCAGAAACTTTATGGATTGAGctaagaaattgcaggggtaaatggaccctgatggcagttatatacaggcctcctaacagctgcagtgatgtgaacTACAAATTactacaggaaatagaaaaggcttgccagaagggcagtgttttgataattgtaggggattttaacatgcacgtggattgggaaaatcaggttggcactcgatctcaagagagagaatttgtagaatatctacgagatttttagaacagcttgctgttgagcccactaggagatcagctgtactggattgggtattgtgtaatgaaccagaggtgattagagagattgaggtgaaggaacccttaggagtcagtgatcataacaagattgagttcactgtgaaatttgagaaagagaagccgaaatctgaCGTGGAGGAAGggcagtggcatgagagaggaactggcgaaagttgactggaaagggacaccagtTGGAAGGACGGcggagtagcaatggctggagtttataCGGgaggtgaggaaggtgcaagatagatatattccaaaaaaagaAATTTTCGAGTGGAAAAAGGTTGAAACCATGGTTGAAAAAAGAagtaaaagccaaaataaaaggaGAGGGCAATTAAGGaagaaaaaattagtgggaagacaggattgggaagtttttaaaagctttcaaaaggaaactaagaaggtcattaagaaggaaaagataaattatgaaaggaagctagcaaataatatcaaagaggatgctaAAAGCTTTTTCATGTGTATTaggagtaaaagacaggtgagagtagatataggaccgatagaaaatgatgctggagaaattgtaatgggagataaggacatggcagaggaactgaacgagtattttgcatcagtcttcaccgagAAAGACATCAGCTGTATACCGggcactcaagggtgtcaggcaAGAGAAATATGCGTaatcacaattacgacagagaaagtactcaggaagctgaatattctaagggtagataaatctcctggaccagatggaatgcatccttgtgttctgaaggaagtagctgtggagattgcggaggcattagcaatgatctttcaaaagtcaagagaTTCTGCTCtcgttccggaggactggaagattgcaaatgtcactccgctatttaagaagggggcaaggaagcataaaggaaattatagacctgttagcttgacatcagtggttgggaagttgttggagtcgattgtcaaggatgagtttacggagtacctggaggcttttgacaagataggcagaactcagcatggtttccttaaaggaaaatcctgcctgacaagcctagtgcaattttttgaggaaattacaagtaggctaggcaagggagatgcagtggatgttgtgtatttgtattttcagaaggcctacatttcccatggtgggggagtgtagtacgagagggcatgacttaaggattaaagggcgcccattcagaccAGAGgtgtgaagaattttttttagccagagggtggtgaattattggaatttattgccacggtCAGCAGcagaggccaagtgattgggtgtatttaaggcagggattgataggtatctgagtagttggggcatcaagggatatgatgAGGTGGGGaagtgggactaaaggggagattggttCAGCTCATgaaaaaatggcagagcagactcgatgggccgaatggcagacttctgctgctttgtcttatggtcttatctctcGTCGTAACCTAAAtgttgctacagagaaaccattagctcagcagtgaaatattacagagaggccattacattagcagtgaatccttacagcatgttacactagTGACACATTAACAGGTACACAATGTGAGAAAATTTCATTAAGCTGCATGCTGTGTATTTGTCgatcaccattgctgaatgcaaacttgagagtgactgtcggtgctgaactctgcaattattgctgctgctcaccacacccagttctgcaccctggtcactgggcatgggaggagtttcttctgctgcacattcacctttaatgggactagaCTTTAATATTCTaaatctgagacaaataaatcagttgtgttttaaactctgtctctggtacttaAGTGGATCAGTCTTGAATTTATGGTGCCTTAATGAAGTTATGGTAGTcgttcatgagtttgtattttaaagcaagattttggtgaatgatatttaccACTTGATTGTACCTGCATAAGAAATCAGATTgaattaaactgctgcaggatcctggaatgtaTTGGATTGTggctggtttctcttggcatcgTCTGCATTTATTGCCTTGTTTGTGTTAATCTCAGTGGGCTTGAATGTAAGTAGTCTTTTCTAGTTCTTATTTATTGTTGTAAATTTCACTGATTGAAATTGAACCAAgatatttttattaaaaaaaagtcaatgaCGGTATTGATGAAAGTgtattgcctttgttgtatttgtttaCGATTCAGCTCTGCTTGGCAGGTTCTTTTTAAGCCttgaactaaattttgtcaaTGTTTTTCCCTATTTTGCATTAccttctattttctttgcttgttgatattccagatacgtgggtatcgagtcccgatgaagggtcttggcctgaaatgttgattcccatccatagtTGCTGCATAAcatgttgagctcctccagcactttgtgtgtagttctctagATTTCTACCATCTGCAGGTCCTCTTGCTTCCCAGATACTGATACGTTTCTTGAAAGAACAGGCCATGAACAAGCTGATTGTGAggttgtgtggctctgttggtaaaatattaaataaaatcattagaaagaggtatcATAGGGTTGGTAGGTGTAGAatctgtgggtagaattaaggaacagcaaatgtaAAGAAAATTCCCTGACAGGAAtttccaaacagtagtaagtatgTGGTCCACAAATTCCAATGgatatagaaaatgcatgccaaaaagggcaatgttacaatagtcatgggggattgtcaTGCAGGTGGTTAGGAAAATTAGGATGGTGTTTGTCTCGAGGAGGAATTCCTAGAATGCCCACAGgatgcttttttagagcagctcatgtttgagcccacttggggatcaacgattctggattgggtgttgtaatgAACCGGAATTAATTAGATCACTTAAGTTCAAAGAACCCTTATGGGtaagtgatcttaatatgatcaaattcaccctgatgTTAGAGACGGAGAAAATATGGTCAGATGTGGAATAAAAAGAATTAGAGAGGCTTGAAAGAAAAATTGGTCAAcattgatttgaaaagaacacaggcagggatgaAAACAGCaggaatggctggaatttcttgaAGCAATTCGGATGGCAGGATATATACATCAGAAAGAGGAAGTAATATTCTAAAGGTAAGCTGACAAAACCATGGCTGATAAGAGAaaccaaagacaacataaaaaccAAGAGAGAGCAGAGAGCAAAAATTACTCGAAAGTTAGATGATtggcaagcttttaaaaaccaacagaatgcaaccAAAATAATGAAGAAGGAAATGATAGAATACATAGGTGatctagccagtaatattaaagaggataccagctTTTTCTTCAGGTACAcctagtgtaaaagagaggcagaagTGGCTATCAGAtgactgaaaaatgatgctggagagttcCTAACGGGGTGGGGGTGCAaggtgatggcagatgaactgaataagtattataCAACATCCTTATCTGTGGAAGGCACTGGCAGGAATATGGAagtcccagatgtcagtggtcagaatgtgtaaagttaTGTTACTCGGGCGAAGGTTGTTGAGGAACAGATGGTTTGAAGGTACATAGATCATCTGGacaagatggtgtacaccccagagatctgaaagaggtggcttaagagatgtggaggcattagcaatgatcttttgaGAATCGCTAAGAAATTATATCCTAAGTAGTTCCTTCACtaatctccctctcccagtttcacctatcacctaccacttcTTCCACCGCTTTCACCCTCACACTTCTTCCTCTGACGTCTCATCTGTtgttttcccagtcctgatgaggggtctcagcctgaaatgtcgactgtttactatttcccatgtacagttgaagtcagaagcttACATACACTTAGGTTGAGGTCATTAAGACCCATTGTTTGACCACTCCAGATTTCATTTTAGCAAAGTATAGTTTTGGCAAGACATTGAGGATATCTACTTTGTGAATGACAAAGGTAATTTCTCCAACGATTGTttacagattatttcacttttaattggcgatatcacaattccagtgggtcagaagtttacaagcaaaatcaaaagaaatcagccaagacctctgaaaaataaaattgtggacctccacaagtctgCTTCATCCTTGTGAGCAATTTCCAAATGCCCGAAGGTACCACATTCAgctgtacaaacaatagtacaCAAGTATATACATCTTGGGACCATGCAGCCATCATACcgctcaggaaggagatgcattttgtctcctagagatgaatgTACCTTGGCACGAAATGGGTAATGTgtaaatcaatcccagaacaacagcaaagggccttgtgaagatgctggaggaaacaggtagacaaatATCTATATCCACGGTAAAATGAGTCCTATATCAACATAACccgaaaggctgctcagcaaggaagaagccactgctccaaaaccgccATTAGAAAGCCAGACagcagtttgcaagtgcacatggggattttttggagaaatgtcctctggtctgacagaaaaaattgaactgtttggccataatgaccaccgttgtgtttggaggaaaaagagtGATGCCTACAAGCCAAAGAATGCCATCCCAAATGTGAAGCATGcgggtggcagcatcatgttgtggggatgctttgctgcaggagggaatGGTGCACTTCACGAAGTAACGTTTgtagatggcatcatgaggaaggaaaattatgtggatatattgaagcaacatctcaagacatcagccaagAAGTTAAAGCTCGATTGCAAATGAGTCTTCCAAATTGACAATGACCCTgagcatacctccaaagttgtggcaaagttatttcaggagaacaaagtcaaggtattggagtggccatcacaaagccctgacctcaatccgatagaaaatttgtgggtcgaactg from Hypanus sabinus isolate sHypSab1 chromosome 1, sHypSab1.hap1, whole genome shotgun sequence includes these protein-coding regions:
- the LOC132394096 gene encoding gastrula zinc finger protein XlCGF57.1-like, with protein sequence MAQQRVQTREQPFTCSDCGKGFTCSSKLTVHQRVHTGERPFTCSDCGKGFTCSSQLKVHQRVHTGERPFTCSVCGKGFTQLSHLDVHQRVHTGERPFICSDCGKGFTQLSHLEVHQQVHTGVRPFTCSDCGKGFTQLSHLKVHQRVHTGERPFTCSDCGKGFTRLSHLEVHQRVHTGERPFTCSDCGKGFTQLSHLKVHQRVHTGERPFTCSDCGKRFSQLSHIQAHRSIHTGEWPFTCLECGKGFSQSSQLLRHRSVHTGEMPFTCSYCGMGFTLSSELKVHQRVHTGERPFTCSECGMGFPRSAQLKVHQHVHTGERPFTCSDCGKGFPRSAQLMVHQRVHTGERPFTCSDCGKRFTRLSHMQAHRSVHTGHWRFTCSECGKGFTQSSDLLAHKSVHTGESPFTCSDCGKGFTCSSQLKVHQRVHTGERPFTCSVCGKGFTCSSHLHKHQRVHTGHWRFTCSECGKGFNWSSSLQAHQRVHTGERPFTCSVCGKGFTCSSHLKKHQRVHTGERPFTCSVCGKGFTCSSHLKKHQRVHTG